From a single Lates calcarifer isolate ASB-BC8 linkage group LG12, TLL_Latcal_v3, whole genome shotgun sequence genomic region:
- the LOC108884827 gene encoding inhibin beta B chain, which produces MEKDAEEKLMTEIAKQQILEKLHLKERPNITHTVPRAALLTALRKLHSGRVRQDGTLELENNIPTKDQGYEIVSFADIRDTGRGEEASLSLTFQFLQERGQSIQVLQSSLWIYARSSGNPRRDSRLPARVFLSADGGVSGTNRTLVIEKMLEVQESNWHTFPITRTLQAFLDGGQRRLRLEVSCDEDGKNLCSLDGSADTPYQPFLVAQVRLREDHSKHLLRKRSLRCGDDVTVCCKRDFYIKFKDIQWDEWIIAPEGYHMNYCIGQCPQHLSGSPGIASSFHATVFSQLKINGINTATTSCCVPTERRPLSMVFFDSQHSIVKMDVPDMIVESCGCT; this is translated from the exons ATGGAGAAAGACGCGGAGGAAAAGCTGATGACAGAAATCGCCAAGCAGCAAATTCTGGAGAAACTGCACCTGAAAGAAAGACCAAACATAACTCACACTGTTCCCCGGGCGGCGCTCCTCACTGCGCTGCGCAAACTGCACTCGGGGCGCGTCAGGCAGGATGGTACTCTTGAACTAGAAAACAATATACCAACCAAAGATCAAGGCTATGAAATAGTGAGCTTTGCAGATATAC GTGACACAGGGAGAGGTGAAGAGGCCAGCCTCAGTCTTACCTTCCAGTTTCTGCAGGAACGTGGTCAGAGCATCCAGGTCCTCCAGTCCTCTCTGTGGATCTACGCCCGCTCCTCTGGGAACCCTCGCCGGGACTCTCGTCTCCCTGCCAgagtctttctctctgcagatggTGGTGTGTCTGGCACTAACCGCACTCTGGTGATAGAGAAGATGTTGGAGGTCCAGGAGAGTAACTGGCACACCTTCCCCATCACCCGCACCCTGCAGGCATTCCTCGACGGAGGCCAACGCCGGCTACGGCTGGAGGTGAGCTGCGATGAGGATGGGAAGAACCTTTGCTCCCTAGACGGCTCTGCAGACACCCCCTACCAGCCCTTCCTGGTGGCCCAGGTGCGTCTCCGTGAAGACCACTCCAAACACCTGCTCAGGAAGCGCTCCTTACGCTGTGGTGACGATGTGACCGTGTGCTGCAAGAGAGACTTCTACATCAAGTTCAAGGATATCCAGTGGGATGAGTGGATCATCGCACCTGAAGGCTACCACATGAACTACTGCATCGGTCAGTGCCCCCAGCACCTGTCTGGTTCCCCGGGGATTGCATCCTCCTTCCATGCCACTGTCTTCAGCCAGCTGAAAATCAACGGCATCAACACAGCTACGACATCATGCTGTGTTCCCACTGAGCGCCGGCCACTCTCCATGGTCTTCTTTGACTCTCAGCACAGCATTGTGAAAATGGACGTTCCTGACATGATAGTGGAGTCCTGCGGATGCACATAA